The Virgibacillus sp. SK37 region AAATTGCTCTTCTTCCAGTTTATGTAAGATCTCTTTCCCACTTAATAATGGTAGTTGATAATCAAGTATTATGAGGTGGAAGTTCTCCATCCTTATTTTCTCTAACGCTTCTGTCCCCGTTTGGGCTGTAATTACTTCATACCCTTGATCGGCGAGCACATCCGTTAATAACATGCGAATCCCAGGCTGATCGTCCACTATCAGGATTCTTCCTGCCATACTCATTCCCCTTCCTTCCAAAAGATTCCCCCAACATATTTCCCCTACTGTATTAATTTCGCTATCAAAACCTAAATTCCTTTAAATTCAAATTAATTAAAAACTCACATTTAGCAATTGCCAAATGTGAGTCATACCGTTACTTACATCTAAATTTATTTATTATTAACAGAAGCACCAATGAAGCCTTTGAATAAAGCCTGTGCTCTTGTAGGGCGAGACGTAAATTCAGGATGGAACTGACACGCAACAAACCATGGATGATCCTTTAATTCAATTGTTTCCACAAGACGGCCATCCGGGCTGGTGCCTGAAAATACGAAGCCGTGTTCAGCCATTTGGTCGCGATACATGTTATTGAACTCATAACGGTGACGATGACGTTCTTCAATCGTATCTGCACCATTGTATGCTTCTTTTACTTTTGTACCATCCTGGAGCATACATGGATAGCTACCAAGCCTTAATGTTCCACCCAAATCAGAAACATCTTTCTGTTCCGGTAACAAATCAATAATCGGATATGGAGTTCCTGGGTCAATTTCAGCAGAATGAGCACCATTTAATCCCACAACATTACGAGCAAACTCAACTGTAGCAAGCTGCATACCAAGACAAATACCGAAGAAAGGTACATTTTTTTCTCTCGCATAGCGAATTGCTTCTATTTTCCCTTCTATACCACGGTCACCGAAACCGCCGGGAACAATTATTCCATCAACATGAGACAGTTCTTCTTTAATTGTCTCTTTATCCAGTTTTTCGGAATTAATCCAATGTACTTTTATATCTGCATCATACTCAAATCCAGCATGTTTTAAAGATTCTACCACAGAAATATAAGCATCCGGCAATTCAACATATTTACCAACAAGTCCTATTTCAACTTTTTTAGATAGATGGCGAACTTTATTAACAAGCTCTTTCCACTCATCCATTTCAGCTTCCTGACATTCCAAACCAAAATGATCGCAAGTTATTTGATCAAGATGCTGCTCCTGAAGAGAAATTGGTACCTGATAAAGTGTGTCCGCATCCTTCATTTCAATAACTGAGTTTTTATTAATGTCACAGAATAAAGCAATTTTTTCTTTCATTTCATTACTAATTTCATGCTCTGTACGTAATACAATTACATCCGGCTGGATCCCCAATGAACGCAATTCTTTCACACTATGCTGTGTCGGTTTTGTTTTCATTTCACCAGCAGCTTGAATAAATGGAACCAATGTACAATGTAGGTACATGACGCTGTTTCTGCCGACATCATTTTTTATTTGACGAATTGCTTCAAGAAAAGGCAAAGATTCAATATCTCCAACCGTTCCGCCAATTTCCGTAATAACAACATCTGCATTTGTGGCATCTCCTGCGCGGAATACCTGATCTTTAATTTCATTTGTAATATGTGGAATTACTTGTACAGTACCACCTAAGTAATCGCCACGACGTTCTTTTTTAATTACACTGGAGTATACTTTTCCAGTAGTAATATTACTGTATTTATTTAAATTAATATCAATAAAACGCTCATAATGTCCTAAATCAAGGTCTGTTTCCGCTCCATCCTCTGTTACGAAAACTTCGCCATGCTGATACGGGCTCATCGTCCCTGGATCCACATTAATATATGGATCGAACTTTTGAATAGTTACCTTCAACCCTCGGTTTTTCAACAGACGTCCTAATGAAGCTGCCGTAATTCCTTTTCCTAAAGACGACACAACGCCACCTGTCACAAAAATATACTTGGTCATTATTTTCCCTCTTTCTTCACATATTCTTCGTTCTTTACATTCATACAGGTTGCTATATCTCATAGTCTGCACCAAAATTGGCAGAAAATAATAAAAGCGCCTCCCCATATATAGAATGGGGAAACGCCTTGATAAGTAAATTTAAAGAGCCCAATAAGAATTGTACTTTTAGCATAGAGAAAAGTCAAGCTAACTTTTTCACAGAATTATTTCCAGCTATTTCTTTTGTTCTTCCTCATCGAGGTCTTCATCTTCTTCTTCTTCTTCAAAATCATCGAGTTCCTCATCAAACTCTTCTTCTAAGTCTTCATCAAATTCATCATCTTCGTCATCGCCGAAGTCATCTGCCAGTTCTTCAATGTCCTCGTCAACAATATCCAGTTCTTTTTCTGTGATATCGGCATCTTCATCAGCTTTTTTCTTTTTCTTAGCCTTCTTTTTCTTTTTAGGTGCAGCAGTGACTTCTTCATCAGCTTGCTCAACAGGGTACCAACGTTTTAATCCCCATAGATTAGAACCGATGGTAATAAAACGGCCATCTACATTTAAATCCGTATAAAATTGGGCAATACTATCCTGTTTATCCTGCTCGGTAAATTCTTTTATTTCTGCAATTTTTTCAAATACATCTCTAAAATCAAGCGCCTTTTTTTCATCCAACAAGATCAAATTTGCTAATTCAATCATGGACATTGTTTTAAGATCTTCGTGGCTGTATTTCGATAAGCTCACGGCAACGCACTCCCTTTACTTATATATTGAGGGCATCTAGCCTCATTTTTGATTTTTTAAATCATTCTAGAAGAATTATACTATAATTTTCCGTTTGTGATAAACCATACCATTCATTATAAACAAATCTACTGCGTTTATGCCATAGTTTAAGCAAAAAAATGTACACTTTTCTATTTTGAAAAAGTGATCCTATTGCAAATGTGAGGGCACAAACGGAATCTCGTACATTTATAGGTGATAGGAAATTGCATAGCAGAGAGAACCTACTGCCATTGCGGAGGGTAATCAGCAGGAGAACAGATGTATCCGCCGCAGAATAATTTATTCAGCAGGAGAACAGCACTATTCACCGCAAAATTTTCTTGGCATTTATCCGGTTTGCGATTCATGGGGGATCTTCACATCCATAGAAAAAAGTTGCTACTCCTGTTATGGAGCGCAACTTTTTTGCTTAACATGAAATGGCATTGTATCTATATAATAAAAGGAATGTTTCTACACTTTTTCCACGACATATGCTTTCTTATTTCGAAAGTGTTTTTCTGCATCTTCCATGGAGTGTTCAAAGAAACCTTCAAACTCATGGACTACTTTATATTCTCTTTCTGGATCTGTAAAAAGCTGATTTTCATTATTGGATAGTACTACAACATCTTTCGTACTAACAAAATTATCTAACTCTCTTGCTGTATAATTTTGCCCTTGCTTTAACGTTTGCACACTTAAGTTAGACATAATAGAACCTCCTTAAAGATGATTTATAAATCTTATTTCCTTTCCTAGTCTGAATTAAACAAGAAAATACGAGTAGTAATTATAAAACCAAAGATGGTCTTTTTGTTTTACCACACTTCCATGTTTAATAAGAGTAAAAGAAGGAAATTGAACATAAATACCATTCATTTCTATATAATGAAAGGAGTTTCTAAGCATGAGAGAAAGCAATGATAGCAAGCGTAATCAAGACTCGCTAGAACAAGAATTAAAGAAAAAGGATCCCGAACAGGATATTGATCCTCAACGTGAAAGTGATTCACGCCCAAAACAGAATGATAAAAATAAGGATAAATAATAGAATGCCTCTAAAGAACTTTATCAGATAGCCGGATTGGGTTGAATTTTCAAGAACTTCAACGCAATCCGGCTATCCTTTATCTCAAATAGGTCAGTCCACTCCGTACGTCGCTTACAAGTCACCAAAGCCTTTCTCTCTACATACCATGTTATTTTTATAGCTTTAAATTTAACATTCAACCATATATGCCACGTCCAGCTCCAATCCCCATCACCTAGTGTCCTTCCGGTATTTCCCTACGATAAGTCAACATCAATCCGCTGGCGCGTATTGTGTTTCCTTTATCTCAGTCAATCCCGTCCAGTCCATACGGTGATAAGCGGGGATTTCCGCTTTTGATTTTTACATATTCCTTCTATATTGGCCGCCTACTTGGTAGAGGGCGTTGGTTATTTGGCCGAGGCTGGCTACTTTTACGGTTTCCATGAGTTCTGCAAATATATTACCACCAGATGCAGCTGTTTGCTTTAGTCTCTCAAGTGCTTCTTCAACCGCGTCTTTATTCACTTCTTGGAATCGTTGCAATTCACTGATTTGATGCTCTTTTTCTTCCTTGGATGCACGTGCAAGCTCCATGGAGTCAATTTGGTCTTCAGAAGGTGGGTTCGGATTTAAATACGTATTTACACCGACGATTGGTAGTTCGCCGGAATGCTTTTTACCTTCATAATACAAGGATTCTTCCTGAATCTTTCCACGCTGATATTGTCGTTCCATTGCACCGAGCACTCCGCCCCGATCATTCATTTTTTCGAATTCCTGTAGAACCGCTTCTTCTACTAAGTCTGTTAGCTCTTCTATAATAAATGAACCTTGAAGGGAGTTTTCATTTTTGGTCAAGCCGAATTCCTTGTTTATAATCATCTGAATTGCCATGGCACGGCGAACAGATTCTTCTGTTGGCGTAGTAATCGCCTCATCATACGCATTTGTATGAAGAGAATTTGTATTATCCTGAATCGCCAGAAGTGCTTGAAGTGTTGTCCTTATGTCGTTAAAGTCAATTTCTTGTGCATGAAGGGAACGTCCGGAAGTCTGTACATGGTATTTTAGCTTCTGGCTTCGTTCATTTGCCCCGTACTTATCGCGCATGGTAATTGCCCAAATCCGACGGGCTACACGACCGATTACGCTATATTCAGGATCAAGACCATTTGAGAAAAAGAAGGACAGATTCGGTGCAAACTTGTTTACATCCATTCCTCTACTTAAATAGTACTCCACATAAGTGAAGCCATTTGCCAACGTAAAGGCTAGCTGTGTAATTGGATTTGCCCCTGCCTCAGCAATATGATATCCGGAAATGGAAACAGAATAATAGTTTCGAACTTTCTTATCAATAAAGTATTGCTGAATGTCACCCATCATACGCAGTGCGAATTCCGTGGAGAAAATACAGGTGTTTTGTCCCTGATCCTCTTTTAATATATCAGCTTGAACGGTCCCTCTTACTACAGCAATCGTTTCATCCCTCAATTTTTCATATTCTTCCTGGTTTGGCTCCCGGTTATTTTCTTCTTTAAATTTATTTACCTGCTGATCAATCGCAGTATTAAAATACATAGCAAGAATAATTGGTGCAGGTCCATTTATTGTCATCGATACAGAAGTCATTGGATTCGTTAAATCAAAACCTGCATATAATTTTTTCATATCTTCGAGTGTACAAATATTTACTCCGCTTTCTCCAACCTTTCCATATATATCAGGTCGATGTGCAGGATCCTCACCATATAAAGTAACAGAGTCAAAAGCTGTAGATAATCGTTTTGCTTCTTCGTTTTTAGACAGGTAATGAAAGCGACGATTTGTTCTTTCCGGCGTTCCTTCTCCTGCAAATTGACGTGTTGGATCTTCTCCCTTTCGTTTAAAAGGGAAAACTCCTGCAGTAAATGGAAATGCTCCAGGCACATTTTCCTTAAGTAACCATGTCAGACGTTCTCCCCAATCCTGGTACTTAGGAAAGGCTACCTTTGGAATCTTTAACCCGGATAGTGATTCGGTTGTCAGGTCCATTTCAATTTCCTTGTCACGGACTTTAAACGTCATTTTATCCTTGCCATAGCTTTCCTTCGTTTCGTCCCACGAGTCAAGTAATTTTCTTGAACGGGCATCCAGTTGTTCATTATATTTCTCCAGAGATTGGTCAATGACTGTTTGGACCTCATCAGCTTCTAAAACTTCCTTTGCACCTTCCAACTGATAGACCTTTCTTGCAATCTCACTCTGATTCTCTGCATGTTTATGGTAGCCTCGTACGTGTGTCGCAATTTCTCGTAAATAATGTCTGCGCTCATTTGTAATAATCATATTTTGTTTTTCTGCAATAATATTTCTTTCAAAATTTATTTCTTCTGTCCACGCATATCGCTCATTAAGTGTATCAATAAGTGAAGCAAATAAAGCATTTGTACCTGCATCATTAAATTGGCTTGCAATGGTACCAAAAACCGGGAATTTTTCTTTATCCTGATGGAATAGCATATGACTTCTTTCATATTGCTTACGTACTTGGTTTAATGCATCCTCAGAGCCTTTTTGTTCGTATTTGTTAATAACAATAAAATCAGCAAAATCGATCATATCTATTTTCTCAAGCTGGGAAGGGGCCCCAAATTCCGCTGTCATGACATACATCGATAAATCCGTAACATCAGTGATGGCAGCATTTCCCTGACCAATCCCACTTGTTTCTACAATAATAAAATCAAACCCGGAAGCTCTTAGAACATCGATGACATCCTGAATTGCTTTAGAAAGCTCACTGCGGGAATCACGAGTTGCCAATGAACGCATATAAACCCGATCTGTGAATATCGCGTTCATACGGATGCGGTCACCAAGTAATGCCCCGCCTGTTTTCTTTTTGGTGGGGTCAATGGAAATCACAGCAATCTTTTTATCTGGTATCTCATTAATAAACCTGCGGATCAGCTCATCTGTAAGCGAGCTTTTCCCTGCTCCTCCCGTTCCGGTTATTCCCAGTACAGGTACATTGTCTTTCGCTTGGTTCTGCAGCTGGTCAATGACCTGTTGTTTTTCTTTCTCGTCGACTTCAGCGTTTTCCATATACGTAATAAATCTGGCAATCGCTTGACGTTCTCCATTAAATAATTGTTCCTGGTCTTTTTTTATATCAATTGGAGGCACATAGTCACATTCCTCCAGCATGAGGTTAATCATCCCTTGTAAACCTAGCTCTCTACCATTTTCTGGTGAGAAAATTCGTGACACTCCATACTCATGTAATTCCTTTATTTCGCGAGGAATAATCACTCCGCCGCCCCCGCCATAGACTTTAATATGTTCTGCCCCAAGCTCTTTCAATAGATCGATCATATATTTAAAATATTCTACATGGCCACCCTGGTAGGAAGAGATAGCAATACCCTGCGCGTCCTCCTGAATGGCTGCATGAACGACCTCTTCCACAGATCGGTTATGACCCAAGTGGATCACTTCTGCGCCGCTTGCCTGTAAAATTCGTCTCATTATATTAATTGATGCATCATGCCCGTCAAACAGGCTGGATGCAGTGACAAACCGTACTGGATTTGTCGGTTTGTAAATTTCTGGTTGTTCCATTTGTTACCCCTCCTTCAATAGTAAATCGCTTTCATTACTCGGATGTTACTATACCGAGCATTTGCAGGTTAAAATGAATTTGTCTTTCCATATATTGCTCAAAAGTAAACTGGCGCTGAAGCATCCACCTTCTAAAGCCCCACATTTGTCCTTGAACAAAAATATTATTAGCAAGTAATGCAACATCCTGATGCGAG contains the following coding sequences:
- a CDS encoding CTP synthase — its product is MTKYIFVTGGVVSSLGKGITAASLGRLLKNRGLKVTIQKFDPYINVDPGTMSPYQHGEVFVTEDGAETDLDLGHYERFIDINLNKYSNITTGKVYSSVIKKERRGDYLGGTVQVIPHITNEIKDQVFRAGDATNADVVITEIGGTVGDIESLPFLEAIRQIKNDVGRNSVMYLHCTLVPFIQAAGEMKTKPTQHSVKELRSLGIQPDVIVLRTEHEISNEMKEKIALFCDINKNSVIEMKDADTLYQVPISLQEQHLDQITCDHFGLECQEAEMDEWKELVNKVRHLSKKVEIGLVGKYVELPDAYISVVESLKHAGFEYDADIKVHWINSEKLDKETIKEELSHVDGIIVPGGFGDRGIEGKIEAIRYAREKNVPFFGICLGMQLATVEFARNVVGLNGAHSAEIDPGTPYPIIDLLPEQKDVSDLGGTLRLGSYPCMLQDGTKVKEAYNGADTIEERHRHRYEFNNMYRDQMAEHGFVFSGTSPDGRLVETIELKDHPWFVACQFHPEFTSRPTRAQALFKGFIGASVNNK
- the icmF gene encoding fused isobutyryl-CoA mutase/GTPase IcmF, with translation MEQPEIYKPTNPVRFVTASSLFDGHDASINIMRRILQASGAEVIHLGHNRSVEEVVHAAIQEDAQGIAISSYQGGHVEYFKYMIDLLKELGAEHIKVYGGGGGVIIPREIKELHEYGVSRIFSPENGRELGLQGMINLMLEECDYVPPIDIKKDQEQLFNGERQAIARFITYMENAEVDEKEKQQVIDQLQNQAKDNVPVLGITGTGGAGKSSLTDELIRRFINEIPDKKIAVISIDPTKKKTGGALLGDRIRMNAIFTDRVYMRSLATRDSRSELSKAIQDVIDVLRASGFDFIIVETSGIGQGNAAITDVTDLSMYVMTAEFGAPSQLEKIDMIDFADFIVINKYEQKGSEDALNQVRKQYERSHMLFHQDKEKFPVFGTIASQFNDAGTNALFASLIDTLNERYAWTEEINFERNIIAEKQNMIITNERRHYLREIATHVRGYHKHAENQSEIARKVYQLEGAKEVLEADEVQTVIDQSLEKYNEQLDARSRKLLDSWDETKESYGKDKMTFKVRDKEIEMDLTTESLSGLKIPKVAFPKYQDWGERLTWLLKENVPGAFPFTAGVFPFKRKGEDPTRQFAGEGTPERTNRRFHYLSKNEEAKRLSTAFDSVTLYGEDPAHRPDIYGKVGESGVNICTLEDMKKLYAGFDLTNPMTSVSMTINGPAPIILAMYFNTAIDQQVNKFKEENNREPNQEEYEKLRDETIAVVRGTVQADILKEDQGQNTCIFSTEFALRMMGDIQQYFIDKKVRNYYSVSISGYHIAEAGANPITQLAFTLANGFTYVEYYLSRGMDVNKFAPNLSFFFSNGLDPEYSVIGRVARRIWAITMRDKYGANERSQKLKYHVQTSGRSLHAQEIDFNDIRTTLQALLAIQDNTNSLHTNAYDEAITTPTEESVRRAMAIQMIINKEFGLTKNENSLQGSFIIEELTDLVEEAVLQEFEKMNDRGGVLGAMERQYQRGKIQEESLYYEGKKHSGELPIVGVNTYLNPNPPSEDQIDSMELARASKEEKEHQISELQRFQEVNKDAVEEALERLKQTAASGGNIFAELMETVKVASLGQITNALYQVGGQYRRNM
- the rpoE gene encoding DNA-directed RNA polymerase subunit delta codes for the protein MSLSKYSHEDLKTMSMIELANLILLDEKKALDFRDVFEKIAEIKEFTEQDKQDSIAQFYTDLNVDGRFITIGSNLWGLKRWYPVEQADEEVTAAPKKKKKAKKKKKADEDADITEKELDIVDEDIEELADDFGDDEDDEFDEDLEEEFDEELDDFEEEEEDEDLDEEEQKK
- a CDS encoding response regulator, whose translation is MAGRILIVDDQPGIRMLLTDVLADQGYEVITAQTGTEALEKIRMENFHLIILDYQLPLLSGKEILHKLEEEQFEIPAILMSGLVENIKRKEINYQYLKEVLGKPFSIHKVIELVAQIVSD